A single genomic interval of Granulicella tundricola MP5ACTX9 harbors:
- a CDS encoding phage head closure protein: MNAGTLNRRIQIQSQSETRDQAGQKSTLWDTTYQCWASIDVQQSQLIYSTAEFIGNTTYRITCRYTSSVVFQPNQRIVYTEPTTGVVHLYEIQAILNDKQANKLFIFMCYELNGEG, translated from the coding sequence ATGAACGCCGGAACCCTCAATAGACGCATTCAGATTCAGAGCCAATCCGAGACCAGAGACCAAGCCGGTCAGAAATCAACCCTCTGGGACACTACCTACCAGTGTTGGGCGTCGATAGACGTTCAACAAAGTCAGCTTATTTACTCCACGGCAGAGTTCATAGGAAATACCACGTACCGCATCACTTGCCGCTATACATCCTCAGTCGTCTTCCAGCCGAACCAGAGGATTGTCTATACAGAGCCAACTACCGGCGTGGTTCACCTTTATGAGATTCAGGCCATCCTTAATGACAAACAGGCCAACAAGCTCTTCATCTTCATGTGCTACGAGCTGAACGGAGAGGGGTAA
- a CDS encoding SGNH/GDSL hydrolase family protein produces MPTGYTQVTGSSLKDSAGTPIANATIRFAPVNNTGVPISFMAGGGGQTVATPVTATVTNGAFTIQLADTTLTTPVNVGYAVTVVDNLTGEHLLGSGYGCVQPSGATWSFDTYVPNLTALVAVQLGPQGREGAPGPASTTTASLVASHLPALRNLFDKTLATNDLLVNWVDGTTTSQTGLAWFATGYIPVVAGKQYVASLNTFLVSTTIGFAFFDGQLTFVGGVMGCAAGTPVTAPANAIYMRVGSGGNDLVAGHDYDYWKNQFIIVEGAVLPSAYIAFGYEDPATTAVKSAALLDRSLGHQRNRFDPTTATPDVLISQVTGATISVPGNYFTSDFIPVSGLAWAICNQNTLFGIPQSGIAFYDDAFNYMGGTNGVAASTAFAVMAGAAYLRVGMGSTDNENPSILPTVVLVGGSVLPSTLASHGGTDAYSAISNALAVASSSAGSSLSHRGNLFDKRGVTLDVLINYTTGNADSWPGYFATDYMIVLGLSEIICNENTSYAASTLGFAFYDVNKAFMKGVAGVAANTAIAVPAGAAFVRFGMGTSTASDRALILAGAMVMPGALMPAHYQSYGASSAATPQKLRLFDGQKNLFDPSQVTLDHLIDYTSGTSTDVSSSFGVGNFFASGFMPVFGLSQIVANQETDYGAGSFGFAFYDEDFNFISGVNGNAAGTPMTVPVGAFFARVGSGGTVQATAKGWSRQVVLSTFMVLTGSIVPANFIPCSQAAALVPSRFYLQNAAIIGDSITAYGEPNSFPQGNGGPSQYIGYQQPMLAALGANKRVIHAYPGTRMVDVLLSSYAPSQAEIQVCNFLTVFKGTNDYGNTALGVVPMGDPLTSTDNTTFYGAMDLMINTWLGWNPSLDIIFFTPLQRSGGTVANSLGFTLENYATAIITKCRQYALPVVDLYHTSGINQLNIATYVGRSPPPQQRRVCKVYRSPDHCACQPVSN; encoded by the coding sequence ATGCCCACCGGATACACCCAGGTCACCGGGTCCTCTCTCAAGGACTCGGCTGGAACCCCCATTGCTAACGCCACCATTCGCTTTGCTCCGGTCAACAACACGGGCGTTCCCATCTCGTTCATGGCGGGTGGTGGTGGGCAGACCGTCGCCACTCCGGTCACAGCCACCGTCACCAATGGCGCATTCACGATCCAGCTTGCGGATACGACACTCACGACTCCAGTGAACGTCGGGTACGCCGTAACGGTAGTGGACAACCTCACAGGAGAGCACCTTCTCGGTTCCGGCTATGGCTGTGTTCAACCTTCAGGCGCAACGTGGAGCTTCGATACGTATGTACCGAACCTCACGGCGCTGGTTGCGGTGCAGCTGGGTCCGCAAGGACGTGAGGGCGCTCCTGGTCCCGCAAGCACGACCACAGCCTCGCTGGTCGCTTCTCATTTACCGGCGCTGCGTAATCTCTTTGACAAGACCCTGGCGACGAATGACCTACTCGTCAATTGGGTGGATGGAACGACCACCAGTCAGACCGGGCTAGCTTGGTTTGCTACAGGATATATACCGGTCGTTGCGGGTAAACAGTACGTCGCTAGTCTCAACACGTTCCTCGTATCCACCACCATCGGGTTCGCCTTCTTTGATGGCCAGCTGACCTTCGTCGGTGGCGTGATGGGTTGTGCTGCTGGCACTCCCGTGACCGCTCCGGCTAACGCAATCTATATGCGCGTCGGCAGCGGTGGAAACGACCTTGTAGCTGGGCACGACTACGACTACTGGAAGAACCAATTCATCATCGTGGAAGGGGCGGTCCTCCCGTCCGCCTACATTGCCTTCGGCTACGAAGATCCGGCAACCACAGCGGTTAAGTCGGCAGCTCTGCTCGACCGCAGTCTTGGTCATCAACGGAACCGCTTTGACCCCACGACAGCCACTCCCGACGTCTTGATCAGTCAAGTTACCGGCGCGACGATCTCCGTCCCCGGCAACTACTTCACCAGCGACTTCATTCCGGTCAGCGGCCTTGCTTGGGCTATCTGTAACCAGAACACTCTCTTCGGCATACCTCAGAGCGGCATAGCTTTCTACGACGATGCCTTCAATTACATGGGCGGGACCAATGGGGTAGCAGCCTCTACAGCATTTGCCGTTATGGCAGGAGCCGCGTACCTGCGCGTTGGGATGGGAAGCACTGACAACGAGAACCCTTCTATACTCCCCACCGTAGTGCTTGTCGGTGGAAGTGTCCTACCGAGCACACTCGCCTCCCATGGCGGCACGGATGCGTACAGTGCGATCAGCAATGCGCTTGCCGTGGCTTCGAGCAGCGCGGGTTCGTCCCTCTCGCATCGCGGCAATCTGTTCGATAAGCGAGGCGTTACCTTAGACGTCCTGATCAACTACACGACTGGCAATGCTGACAGTTGGCCGGGATACTTTGCTACGGATTACATGATCGTGCTGGGTCTCTCAGAAATCATCTGCAACGAGAACACGAGCTATGCCGCAAGCACGCTAGGCTTCGCGTTCTATGACGTAAACAAAGCGTTCATGAAAGGCGTTGCAGGTGTTGCCGCCAATACAGCGATTGCCGTCCCAGCGGGCGCAGCCTTCGTGCGCTTCGGCATGGGAACCTCCACCGCAAGCGACAGGGCATTGATTCTTGCCGGAGCAATGGTGATGCCGGGAGCTTTAATGCCCGCGCACTATCAGTCTTATGGAGCGTCATCCGCAGCTACACCGCAGAAACTCCGTCTGTTTGATGGACAGAAGAACCTTTTCGACCCCTCACAGGTAACGCTCGATCACCTGATTGATTACACCTCTGGAACCTCAACAGACGTATCAAGTTCATTTGGCGTCGGGAACTTCTTCGCCAGTGGCTTCATGCCGGTGTTCGGTCTTTCGCAGATTGTAGCGAACCAAGAGACGGACTACGGTGCTGGGAGTTTCGGCTTCGCCTTCTACGACGAGGATTTCAACTTCATATCGGGAGTTAATGGGAACGCAGCCGGAACGCCAATGACCGTTCCAGTAGGAGCGTTCTTTGCGCGCGTCGGCTCTGGTGGAACTGTTCAGGCTACGGCCAAGGGCTGGTCTCGTCAGGTCGTGCTTTCCACCTTCATGGTCCTGACGGGGAGCATAGTACCTGCAAACTTCATTCCGTGCAGCCAAGCCGCAGCTCTCGTACCGTCGCGGTTCTACTTGCAAAACGCCGCCATTATCGGGGACAGCATCACCGCCTATGGGGAGCCTAACTCGTTCCCGCAGGGCAATGGAGGTCCGTCTCAATACATCGGCTATCAGCAACCGATGTTAGCGGCTCTGGGTGCAAACAAGCGTGTCATACACGCATATCCAGGCACGCGCATGGTTGACGTCCTCTTGAGCAGCTATGCCCCCAGCCAAGCTGAGATCCAAGTTTGCAATTTCTTGACGGTGTTCAAGGGAACCAACGACTACGGCAATACCGCGTTAGGCGTGGTGCCTATGGGTGACCCATTGACAAGCACCGACAACACCACCTTCTACGGCGCAATGGACTTGATGATCAACACATGGCTTGGGTGGAATCCCTCGCTAGACATCATCTTCTTTACGCCGCTGCAACGCTCGGGAGGGACGGTTGCGAACTCGCTTGGTTTCACCTTGGAGAACTACGCAACGGCCATCATCACGAAGTGTAGACAGTACGCCTTGCCTGTCGTTGACCTTTACCATACCTCCGGTATCAACCAGCTCAATATCGCGACTTATGTTGGACGGAGTCCTCCACCCCAACAACGCCGGGTATGCAAAGTTTACCGGTCACCTGATCACTGCGCTTGCCAGCCTGTAAGCAACTGA
- a CDS encoding phage tail tape measure protein yields MSTAAGQVTIVLSADKVSYSAALDQAGRELDKLQGKSKSFGHGSVSDMQAASASIRLLENPLGNNMRAIERLISQSKVLSGVMKAAFPLVGAIAIAGMFAKLTTEVVKFIKEMNEMPAVIKRGFDSLNLSIRTSNDELDLTNAKLANQIAKLEGKPQNNLKTALAESRVEADKLATSLANDAKAVNDLLTANKIGLLGQLVGKANTSNVSSSIQSYMNDLQDLGNKISVAAQKPNNDTEVASLRKQLSDKQNSGLGWAKSKMFATDHPDLAGPDDQIMGGDQASNRAELLGFQGVLLGQQHRATSEDTNKQLTGIKDKDEAAKAAAESAKAAARAALEAQKKAAAEQLAAWEESNADWKAAQDRSLLDDADWWKAKLATLNIGSLNYRAVNKKVNADIISDNREMTEARPTWANDFLKDGNANGGISKDDAEQITATGKATAEWIASLRSGVELQKQNATAIAESSLQMAVATGRMTKMDAAQIQANLHTQEYNDRLSELKDNRDAITTNASLSDVQRKAQLANSDNQIAALNNQRALQTQQDNASTNPQGSLASVGFVDALNDFVLASKDAAGQMREITTGTLNTLNGEFVKAISGQRTDFGNAGASIFRNVAGIGLQKAEGSIMQGLGFGAKADGSKSNPLYVRMADGVAGGVGSAAKGLSSLFKSGDGDSGGSAVSGLASKAGGWLSSLAGMIPGFAGGGTVTPGTLAMVGEQGPELAYFGSGAHITPNHKLSSIGSVGGDTHNWHIDARGATDPAQVRYQVQQGIQQAAPHLTAQSMQAKAQQNKRSPSTRQK; encoded by the coding sequence ATGAGCACAGCAGCAGGTCAAGTCACTATTGTTCTCTCCGCAGATAAGGTCAGCTATTCCGCTGCGCTTGATCAGGCTGGGCGTGAACTAGACAAGCTGCAAGGCAAGTCAAAGTCATTTGGTCATGGATCAGTCTCGGATATGCAGGCCGCTAGCGCCAGCATCAGGCTGCTTGAGAACCCGCTTGGCAACAACATGCGGGCCATTGAACGCCTCATCTCCCAAAGCAAAGTTCTATCCGGCGTGATGAAGGCGGCCTTCCCTCTAGTCGGTGCTATCGCTATCGCTGGGATGTTCGCGAAGCTGACTACGGAGGTTGTCAAGTTCATCAAGGAGATGAACGAGATGCCCGCCGTCATCAAGCGTGGCTTCGATTCTCTGAACCTCTCCATCCGCACCAGCAATGATGAGCTAGACCTGACCAACGCGAAACTCGCGAATCAGATAGCCAAGCTCGAAGGCAAGCCCCAAAACAACCTCAAGACGGCGCTCGCTGAATCCCGCGTGGAAGCTGACAAGCTGGCTACCTCCCTCGCGAACGATGCGAAAGCAGTCAATGACCTCCTCACCGCAAACAAGATCGGCTTGCTCGGCCAGCTCGTAGGCAAGGCGAACACCTCAAACGTTTCCAGCTCTATTCAGAGCTATATGAATGACCTACAGGATCTTGGAAACAAGATATCTGTTGCCGCTCAGAAACCGAACAACGACACCGAAGTCGCCAGCCTGCGTAAGCAGCTATCCGACAAGCAGAACTCCGGTCTCGGTTGGGCTAAGAGCAAGATGTTCGCCACCGACCACCCGGACCTGGCTGGTCCTGACGACCAGATCATGGGCGGAGATCAGGCTTCTAATCGTGCTGAGCTACTCGGCTTTCAAGGTGTTCTACTCGGCCAGCAGCATCGTGCTACCTCCGAAGATACCAACAAGCAACTTACCGGGATCAAGGATAAGGACGAGGCTGCGAAAGCTGCGGCTGAGTCAGCCAAGGCCGCTGCACGTGCTGCACTTGAGGCTCAGAAGAAAGCCGCAGCCGAACAGCTTGCAGCTTGGGAAGAGAGCAACGCCGACTGGAAAGCTGCACAGGACCGTTCTCTCCTCGACGACGCCGACTGGTGGAAGGCGAAGCTCGCTACCCTCAACATCGGCTCTTTGAACTATCGCGCCGTGAACAAGAAGGTCAACGCAGACATCATCTCCGATAACCGGGAGATGACCGAAGCTCGCCCCACCTGGGCTAACGACTTCCTCAAGGACGGTAACGCCAACGGCGGCATCAGCAAGGATGACGCTGAGCAGATAACCGCGACTGGCAAGGCTACCGCCGAATGGATCGCTTCGCTGCGTTCAGGCGTGGAGCTTCAAAAGCAGAATGCCACGGCGATAGCAGAGTCTTCGCTTCAAATGGCGGTCGCGACAGGCCGCATGACGAAGATGGACGCGGCTCAGATACAGGCCAACCTTCACACTCAGGAATACAACGACAGATTGAGTGAGTTAAAGGATAACCGCGACGCTATCACCACTAACGCCAGCCTCAGCGACGTACAGCGCAAGGCTCAGTTGGCGAACTCCGACAATCAGATTGCCGCTCTCAACAACCAGCGGGCATTACAGACTCAGCAGGACAACGCCTCAACCAACCCCCAAGGCTCTCTCGCTTCCGTCGGATTCGTGGATGCCCTGAATGACTTCGTTCTCGCTTCCAAGGACGCTGCAGGTCAGATGCGTGAGATAACCACCGGTACGCTGAACACCCTGAATGGGGAGTTCGTTAAGGCCATCAGCGGGCAAAGAACCGACTTCGGCAATGCTGGCGCTTCAATCTTCCGCAACGTTGCCGGCATCGGCCTCCAGAAAGCAGAAGGCTCCATCATGCAAGGGCTGGGATTCGGAGCCAAGGCTGACGGAAGCAAGAGCAATCCGCTCTACGTCCGTATGGCCGATGGTGTTGCTGGTGGTGTTGGTTCCGCAGCTAAGGGCCTCTCCAGCCTCTTCAAGTCTGGTGATGGCGATAGCGGCGGAAGTGCCGTATCAGGTCTTGCTTCTAAGGCTGGTGGTTGGCTCAGTTCACTCGCCGGTATGATTCCTGGCTTCGCTGGTGGCGGCACGGTCACACCCGGAACGCTAGCAATGGTCGGAGAACAAGGCCCAGAACTTGCCTACTTTGGCTCAGGAGCGCACATCACCCCAAACCATAAGCTGAGCAGCATTGGCTCCGTTGGTGGCGACACCCACAACTGGCACATTGACGCTCGTGGCGCTACTGACCCGGCTCAGGTTCGTTACCAGGTGCAGCAGGGCATTCAACAGGCCGCACCTCACCTGACCGCCCAGAGTATGCAGGCCAAGGCGCAGCAGAACAAACGCTCTCCTTCTACCCGCCAAAAGTAA
- a CDS encoding UBA domain-containing protein encodes MSWWVTATLELGLSSEQFYDLTPRQFQALCKRYQNNRETVRNHTELMFGQLTSWVVNTGFRSYFEKFQIPAHFMPSLLALKQAPTKQPNTRMTKAKRAAVVDTIRMMFPAQR; translated from the coding sequence ATGTCGTGGTGGGTCACGGCGACGCTAGAACTCGGCCTCTCTTCTGAGCAGTTCTACGACCTGACCCCACGACAATTCCAAGCCCTCTGTAAGCGATACCAAAATAACCGCGAGACAGTAAGAAACCATACCGAACTGATGTTCGGGCAGCTCACATCTTGGGTTGTCAACACAGGCTTCCGCAGCTATTTCGAGAAGTTTCAGATCCCGGCTCACTTCATGCCGTCACTTCTGGCCCTGAAGCAAGCCCCAACCAAACAGCCGAACACGCGTATGACGAAGGCCAAACGAGCGGCTGTCGTAGACACGATTCGCATGATGTTCCCCGCACAGAGATAA
- a CDS encoding HK97 gp10 family phage protein yields MADGFSADIKGIAEVKALFEALSTKEADNAILKALKAGALIEQAAISDRAPVKDTTGGLLPEGALKADIEVKVHRPSGRTPYVTVAPGKYTAHVARWLEYGHRLVRGGYSRMLKNGKTRGPGKEVGFVAEHSFIRVGYEESREAVVEAISNTLVAEIQKAAVKKQ; encoded by the coding sequence ATGGCAGACGGTTTCAGCGCAGACATAAAGGGCATAGCCGAAGTGAAAGCTCTCTTTGAAGCCCTCTCAACGAAGGAAGCCGACAACGCCATCCTCAAAGCTCTCAAGGCTGGCGCTCTGATAGAGCAAGCCGCTATCTCTGACCGCGCCCCTGTAAAGGATACGACTGGTGGTCTCTTACCCGAGGGCGCTCTCAAGGCCGACATAGAGGTCAAGGTTCATCGGCCTTCCGGTAGAACCCCATATGTCACTGTCGCCCCCGGGAAGTACACCGCTCACGTTGCACGGTGGCTAGAGTACGGCCACAGGCTAGTGCGTGGTGGCTACTCCCGAATGCTCAAGAACGGTAAGACACGTGGCCCCGGTAAAGAGGTTGGCTTCGTTGCCGAACACAGTTTTATTCGCGTTGGTTATGAAGAATCCCGAGAAGCCGTTGTAGAGGCCATCTCCAACACGCTTGTAGCGGAAATTCAAAAGGCTGCTGTCAAGAAGCAATAA
- a CDS encoding DUF3168 domain-containing protein, with the protein MVETTIYTILSTSPAVTALVSDRINPMVLDRDTGFPAISYLFISTVSSPTFSTRGSQRYRFEVSCWAQKALSAWELRAAVITALNGYSQDGVVIQFMLSRDMFDHISETCRATAEFYVFSNL; encoded by the coding sequence ATGGTAGAGACCACCATCTACACCATCCTCAGCACGAGTCCAGCCGTCACCGCTCTTGTCAGCGACCGAATCAATCCGATGGTTCTGGATAGAGACACCGGCTTCCCAGCAATCTCCTACCTCTTCATCAGCACGGTCTCATCCCCCACCTTCAGTACACGTGGCTCACAGCGGTACCGGTTTGAAGTGAGCTGCTGGGCACAGAAAGCCCTCAGTGCTTGGGAACTCAGAGCAGCGGTCATCACCGCCCTGAATGGCTATTCCCAAGACGGTGTGGTGATTCAGTTCATGCTTTCCCGCGATATGTTCGACCACATCTCTGAGACCTGCCGCGCCACGGCCGAGTTCTACGTCTTCAGCAATCTCTAG
- a CDS encoding DUF6950 family protein has product MSLPKKQHWHTRAFHPFLVDRAQTPFAWGTNDCALFSADAILANTGVDIATDFRGKYTDKRSAFLLIRSLTGGSTVADAAAYCAQKHGLVEHQHPLMAKRGDLVVVADGDELICGVVHLSGHVISVSESDTVRLPITKVVRSWSV; this is encoded by the coding sequence ATGTCTCTTCCCAAGAAGCAGCATTGGCACACGCGTGCCTTCCATCCCTTCCTCGTAGACCGCGCTCAAACACCCTTCGCTTGGGGCACCAATGACTGCGCCCTTTTTAGTGCGGACGCGATCCTCGCGAATACCGGCGTCGATATCGCCACGGACTTTCGCGGCAAGTACACCGACAAGCGTTCAGCCTTCCTGCTCATCAGGTCGTTGACCGGTGGCTCGACTGTAGCTGATGCAGCCGCTTACTGCGCCCAGAAGCACGGTCTCGTTGAACACCAGCACCCGCTTATGGCGAAACGCGGAGACCTCGTGGTCGTAGCTGATGGCGACGAGCTTATCTGCGGGGTGGTTCACCTCAGCGGTCATGTCATTTCAGTTTCGGAGTCAGACACAGTCCGGCTCCCCATCACCAAAGTAGTCCGTAGTTGGAGCGTATAG
- a CDS encoding GIY-YIG nuclease family protein, producing the protein MNYGTVYLIRNSINGKVYVGQTIRAVGQRFKDHLAAGRRAHPPYPIHRAIAKYGADSFTLCVLGVASCKAELDEMETRAIFTHEAQNRAFGYNLAPGGEGFSSERVKAHWADPQKRARHVASMLTKWADAAFKESVSAHRRITAGTPQARKNNSDAQLRADVVARKSRASKEQWNDPDFIKLKSDQAKAMWVDPEKRALNVAARNTPEARANRIASNKRMWAAPGFKEKQIEKMRLAKAAKRTNQS; encoded by the coding sequence ATGAACTACGGAACGGTCTACCTAATACGAAATAGCATCAACGGCAAAGTTTATGTCGGACAAACAATCCGTGCTGTAGGGCAACGATTCAAAGATCATCTTGCTGCTGGACGCAGGGCTCATCCGCCTTATCCGATTCATCGAGCAATCGCCAAGTATGGTGCCGACAGCTTCACCTTGTGTGTGTTGGGTGTGGCTAGCTGCAAGGCCGAACTAGACGAGATGGAGACTCGCGCCATCTTTACTCACGAAGCTCAGAATCGTGCCTTCGGCTATAACTTAGCCCCAGGCGGCGAAGGCTTCAGTAGTGAAAGGGTGAAGGCTCATTGGGCCGACCCACAAAAACGTGCAAGGCATGTAGCGTCCATGCTCACGAAGTGGGCGGATGCTGCTTTCAAAGAGAGTGTAAGCGCACACCGAAGGATTACAGCGGGTACACCTCAAGCACGTAAGAACAATAGCGATGCTCAACTACGTGCTGATGTTGTGGCGCGCAAGTCGAGGGCTAGCAAAGAGCAATGGAACGACCCGGATTTCATAAAGCTCAAGTCGGATCAAGCCAAGGCTATGTGGGTAGACCCAGAGAAGCGTGCGCTGAACGTGGCCGCCAGAAACACCCCTGAGGCAAGAGCGAACCGTATCGCTTCAAACAAGCGGATGTGGGCGGCACCCGGTTTCAAAGAAAAACAGATTGAAAAGATGCGCCTAGCTAAGGCAGCGAAGAGAACAAACCAATCATGA
- a CDS encoding head-tail connector protein, with product MPDYQLTIPPVVEPVSLAEAKAHLRVDFPDEDSLIAGFISAAREMSEQKMQRAIFNQTYVLSLDQFNYGDWRSTIPMARRNPLNYTALWEATALRLPMPRLVSVTSITYVDTFGVTQTLDPSLYSVDKSSQPARIVPAPSGSWPTSDYYMPGSVKVTFVAGSYGDGIQVNTCPASIKAAILLVLGHLYENREASTVASLKILPLGVDALLSPYRFYGGM from the coding sequence GTGCCCGATTACCAACTCACAATTCCGCCGGTAGTCGAGCCCGTGTCTCTCGCTGAAGCAAAGGCACATCTCAGGGTGGACTTCCCTGACGAAGACAGCCTTATCGCCGGATTCATCAGTGCGGCTCGTGAGATGAGTGAGCAGAAGATGCAACGCGCCATCTTCAATCAGACCTACGTCCTGAGCCTTGATCAGTTCAACTATGGCGATTGGCGCAGCACGATTCCTATGGCTCGCCGCAACCCTTTGAACTACACCGCCCTTTGGGAAGCCACAGCACTCCGCTTGCCCATGCCGCGTCTCGTTTCGGTCACCTCAATCACCTACGTTGACACGTTCGGTGTAACGCAGACCCTCGATCCAAGTCTCTATTCCGTAGACAAGTCTTCTCAGCCAGCCCGCATTGTTCCCGCTCCCTCCGGCTCATGGCCCACCTCGGACTACTACATGCCCGGCAGTGTAAAAGTCACCTTTGTCGCCGGTAGCTACGGAGACGGCATTCAGGTCAACACCTGCCCCGCCTCAATCAAAGCGGCCATCCTGCTTGTCCTGGGGCACCTCTACGAGAACCGTGAAGCCAGCACCGTGGCTTCACTGAAGATACTCCCGCTTGGCGTAGACGCGCTGCTCAGTCCTTATCGCTTCTATGGGGGCATGTAA